A region of Bacillus cabrialesii DNA encodes the following proteins:
- the citA gene encoding citrate synthase CitA, with product MVHYGLKGITCVETSISHIDGEKGRLIYRGHHAKDIALNHSFEEAAYLILFGKLPSPEELQTFEGKLAAERNLPEHIERLIQSLPNNMDDMSVLRTVVSAFGENVYTFHPKTEEAIRLIAITPSIIAYRKRWARGERAIAPSSQYGHVENYYYMLTGEQPSEAKKKALETYMILAMEHGMNASTFSARVTLSTESDLVSAVTAALGTMKGPLHGGAPSAVTKMLEDIGEKENAEAYLKEKLEKGERLMGFGHRVYKTKDPRAEALRQKAEEVAGNDRDLDLALHVEAEAIRLLEIYKPGRKLYTNVEFYAAAVMKAIDFDDELFTPTFSASRMVGWCAHVLEQAENNMIFRPSAKYTGDIPEEVLS from the coding sequence ATGGTACATTACGGATTAAAGGGAATTACATGTGTGGAAACATCCATCAGTCATATTGACGGAGAAAAGGGCCGTCTGATTTACAGAGGACATCATGCAAAAGACATCGCGCTGAATCACAGCTTTGAAGAAGCCGCTTATTTGATCTTATTTGGAAAACTTCCTTCACCTGAAGAATTGCAGACATTTGAAGGGAAGCTTGCTGCGGAGCGGAACCTGCCGGAACACATCGAGCGTTTGATTCAGTCACTGCCAAACAACATGGACGACATGTCGGTGCTGAGAACGGTTGTTTCAGCATTTGGGGAAAATGTGTACACGTTCCATCCGAAAACAGAAGAAGCGATTCGGCTGATTGCAATCACGCCTTCCATCATAGCGTATAGAAAACGATGGGCTCGCGGTGAACGAGCAATTGCGCCATCTTCCCAGTACGGACATGTCGAAAACTACTATTATATGCTCACAGGTGAACAGCCTTCGGAGGCGAAAAAGAAAGCGCTTGAAACTTATATGATTCTGGCCATGGAGCACGGCATGAACGCATCCACCTTTTCGGCACGCGTCACCTTATCTACAGAAAGTGATTTAGTGTCAGCCGTCACTGCCGCTCTCGGCACGATGAAAGGCCCGCTGCACGGAGGCGCTCCTTCTGCGGTGACAAAAATGCTTGAAGACATTGGGGAAAAAGAAAATGCTGAAGCATATCTGAAAGAAAAACTCGAAAAAGGAGAGCGCCTGATGGGATTCGGCCACAGGGTGTACAAGACAAAGGACCCGCGGGCAGAAGCTTTGAGACAGAAAGCAGAAGAGGTGGCTGGCAATGACCGTGATCTTGATCTTGCGCTGCATGTAGAGGCAGAAGCGATTCGTTTGCTTGAAATCTACAAACCGGGACGCAAGCTGTATACAAATGTTGAATTTTATGCGGCTGCTGTAATGAAAGCCATCGATTTTGACGATGAATTGTTCACACCGACCTTTTCAGCAAGCCGAATGGTAGGTTGGTGCGCCCATGTGCTGGAACAGGCAGAAAACAACATGATTTTCCGTCCGTCAGCAAAATATACAGGCGACATTCCTGAAGAGGTTCTTTCATAA
- a CDS encoding SDR family oxidoreductase, whose translation MNPMDRQTEGQEPQHQDRQPGIESEMNPLPLSEDEDYQGSGKLKGKAAIITGGDSGIGRAAAIAFAKEGADVAILYLDEHSDAEETRKRIEEEHVRCLLIPGDVGDENHCEKAVRQTVDHFGKLDILVNNAAEQHPQDSILNISTEQLEKTFRTNIFSMFHMTKKALPYLKEGSAIINTTSITAYEGDTALIDYSSTKGAIVSFTRSMAMSLADKGIRVNAVAPGPIWTPLIPATFPEEKVKQHGLDTPMGRPGQPVEHAGAYVLLASDESSYMTGQTIHVNGGRFIST comes from the coding sequence ATGAACCCAATGGACAGGCAAACAGAAGGGCAAGAGCCGCAGCATCAGGACAGACAGCCGGGCATTGAGTCAGAAATGAACCCGCTGCCTCTGTCAGAGGACGAGGATTATCAAGGAAGCGGAAAACTGAAAGGAAAAGCCGCGATTATTACCGGAGGCGACAGCGGAATAGGGAGAGCAGCAGCTATTGCGTTTGCTAAGGAAGGGGCAGATGTTGCCATACTTTACTTGGATGAGCATTCGGACGCAGAGGAGACGCGTAAACGGATCGAAGAGGAGCATGTCCGCTGCCTGCTGATTCCGGGAGATGTCGGGGACGAGAACCATTGTGAAAAAGCTGTGCGGCAAACAGTGGATCATTTTGGAAAACTCGATATCTTGGTGAACAACGCCGCAGAACAGCATCCGCAGGACAGCATCCTTAATATTTCAACAGAACAATTGGAAAAAACATTTCGTACAAACATATTTTCCATGTTTCATATGACGAAGAAAGCTTTGCCATACCTCAAAGAAGGAAGTGCCATTATAAATACGACATCGATTACCGCTTATGAAGGGGATACGGCGTTAATTGATTATTCCAGCACAAAGGGAGCGATTGTTTCCTTTACGCGTTCCATGGCGATGTCACTTGCGGATAAAGGCATCAGAGTGAATGCGGTGGCGCCCGGTCCGATCTGGACACCGCTTATTCCGGCAACATTTCCTGAGGAAAAAGTGAAGCAGCACGGCTTGGATACCCCAATGGGAAGACCGGGACAGCCGGTTGAACATGCAGGCGCTTATGTCCTGCTGGCGTCTGACGAATCTTCCTATATGACAGGTCAAACCATTCACGTAAATGGCGGCCGTTTCATTTCAACATAA
- the bcaP gene encoding branched-chain amino acid transporter BcaP: MKGSVFRKKSIQDLLAATSGEKSLKRELGAFDLTLLGIGAIIGTGIFVLTGTGAVTAGPGLTVSFVVAALACLFAALSYAEFASSVPVSGSVYTFTYATLGELLAFIIGWDLILEYMLAVSAVSVGWSGYFQSFLSGLGIHLPVALTAAPGAVKGTFTVFNLPAFVIVMAITFLLYLGIKESKRVNNIMVILKVLVVLLFIAVAAVYVKPHNWQPFMPMGFGGVFSAAALVFFAFIGFDAVSSAAEETKNPAKDLPKGIIFSLLVCTVLYVTVSAIMTGVIPFAQFAGVDHPVSLVLQSAGQNWVAGIIDIGAVLGMTTVMLVMLYGQTRVMFAMSRDGLVPGSLSKVHPKHKTPYVATWFFGTLSALLGSLVPLDELAKLVNIGTLSAFVLISVAVIVLRKKQPDLPRAFKCPGVPVIPGLAILFCLFLILNLGWVTIVRFLVWLLIGLAIYFLYSRKHSKLNQ; encoded by the coding sequence ATGAAAGGGAGCGTATTTAGGAAGAAAAGCATTCAGGATTTACTCGCTGCGACGAGCGGTGAAAAATCTTTAAAAAGAGAATTAGGGGCATTCGACTTAACATTGCTTGGAATCGGCGCCATTATTGGCACAGGGATTTTTGTGCTGACGGGGACAGGTGCAGTCACGGCCGGTCCCGGACTGACCGTTTCATTTGTTGTGGCAGCGCTGGCTTGTTTATTCGCCGCCCTGTCTTACGCAGAATTTGCTTCAAGTGTGCCTGTTTCAGGTTCGGTGTATACATTCACTTATGCGACATTGGGTGAGCTTTTGGCCTTCATTATCGGATGGGATTTAATTTTAGAGTACATGCTGGCGGTAAGCGCGGTGTCAGTCGGCTGGTCTGGTTATTTCCAATCGTTTTTATCAGGGCTGGGCATTCATCTTCCGGTTGCTTTAACAGCGGCGCCTGGAGCGGTGAAAGGCACATTTACCGTTTTTAATCTGCCTGCATTCGTAATCGTAATGGCGATAACGTTTTTGCTTTATCTAGGCATCAAAGAATCAAAAAGAGTCAACAACATCATGGTGATTTTGAAAGTGCTGGTCGTTCTGCTGTTTATTGCGGTGGCAGCCGTTTACGTGAAGCCTCATAACTGGCAGCCGTTTATGCCGATGGGCTTTGGCGGCGTATTCAGCGCAGCGGCGCTCGTATTCTTTGCTTTTATCGGATTTGACGCTGTGTCCTCTGCTGCGGAAGAGACAAAAAATCCTGCGAAGGATCTGCCTAAAGGCATTATTTTCTCTTTATTGGTTTGCACGGTTTTATATGTCACCGTATCAGCAATCATGACAGGGGTTATCCCGTTTGCCCAATTTGCTGGCGTTGATCATCCGGTTTCTCTCGTACTTCAAAGCGCCGGGCAAAACTGGGTGGCAGGCATCATTGATATTGGCGCCGTTTTGGGCATGACAACGGTAATGCTTGTCATGCTTTACGGACAGACACGTGTCATGTTTGCCATGTCGCGTGACGGACTGGTGCCGGGCTCACTTTCTAAGGTGCATCCAAAGCACAAAACACCTTATGTCGCCACTTGGTTTTTCGGAACGCTGTCGGCGCTTCTCGGCTCACTTGTTCCGCTAGATGAGCTTGCTAAGCTGGTCAACATCGGAACGCTGTCAGCGTTTGTGCTGATTTCTGTGGCGGTTATCGTTTTGAGAAAGAAGCAGCCGGATCTTCCGAGAGCCTTTAAATGCCCAGGGGTTCCAGTGATCCCAGGCCTGGCGATTCTGTTCTGCCTGTTCTTAATTTTAAATCTTGGCTGGGTGACGATTGTGCGCTTCCTTGTGTGGCTGTTAATCGGCTTGGCAATCTATTTCCTGTATTCCAGAAAGCATTCAAAATTAAATCAATAA
- a CDS encoding sodium-dependent transporter: MSEQKPVQWASKIGFVMAAAGSAIGLGAIWKFPYVAGTNGGGAFFLIFVLFTVLLGYPLLVGEFIFGRRNQTNAIDAYKKEAPRSAWFLTGWVGVAACFLVLSFYSVIGGWILLYIVKTASGSLSGLTQAQYGALFASIIQNPVQTLAAQFVFMALTVLVVARGVQKGIERVSAVMMPILFVLFILLVLRSLTLNDAMEGVKFLLVPQFGDLTPESILFALGQAFFTLTLGVSVMVTYSSYLPKTQNVPRSAASIVVMNIIVTLLAGLAIFPAVFSFGFQPNEGPTLLFTVLPAVFEQLPFGTLFFIGFLVAFLFAALTSAFSMVEIIVATIGKGDERKRKKLSWMSGLFIFLVGIPCCLSYGVLSDMHIFGKTFFDIADFTVSNVLMPLGALLISLFIPLKIPKHELLAEMRNGSNAGKAFFYTWFYLLRFIVPLAIIIVFLNLIGILSF; this comes from the coding sequence TTGTCTGAGCAAAAACCAGTCCAATGGGCTTCGAAAATCGGTTTCGTCATGGCAGCCGCCGGCTCGGCCATCGGCTTGGGCGCGATTTGGAAGTTCCCTTATGTAGCGGGGACCAATGGAGGAGGCGCCTTTTTTCTTATCTTTGTGTTATTTACCGTCCTCTTAGGCTATCCGCTTTTAGTGGGGGAATTTATTTTTGGAAGACGGAACCAGACGAATGCCATTGATGCATATAAAAAAGAAGCGCCGCGGTCCGCTTGGTTTCTTACGGGTTGGGTCGGCGTAGCCGCGTGTTTCTTAGTCCTGTCGTTTTACAGTGTAATCGGAGGATGGATTTTGCTGTATATCGTGAAAACAGCGTCAGGTTCACTGTCAGGGCTTACTCAAGCACAGTATGGCGCTCTTTTTGCTTCTATTATTCAAAATCCGGTTCAAACACTCGCGGCTCAGTTTGTTTTTATGGCGCTGACTGTATTAGTAGTCGCCAGAGGGGTTCAAAAAGGGATAGAACGGGTAAGCGCGGTGATGATGCCCATTTTGTTTGTATTATTTATTCTGCTCGTTCTTCGGTCCCTCACGCTTAATGATGCAATGGAAGGCGTGAAATTTTTGCTTGTGCCTCAATTCGGCGATTTGACTCCGGAATCCATATTATTTGCGCTGGGACAAGCTTTTTTTACGTTAACATTGGGTGTTTCGGTGATGGTGACTTACAGTTCTTACTTGCCAAAAACACAAAACGTCCCGCGCTCGGCAGCCTCCATTGTCGTGATGAATATCATTGTGACACTCTTGGCGGGTTTGGCCATTTTTCCAGCGGTGTTCTCATTCGGTTTTCAGCCAAATGAAGGTCCGACATTGCTGTTTACAGTGCTTCCTGCCGTTTTTGAACAGCTTCCGTTCGGCACGTTGTTTTTTATCGGCTTTCTCGTTGCGTTTTTATTTGCAGCCTTAACCTCAGCGTTTTCAATGGTTGAAATTATTGTCGCCACAATCGGAAAAGGGGACGAAAGGAAGCGAAAAAAACTGTCATGGATGAGCGGGCTTTTCATCTTCTTAGTCGGAATCCCTTGTTGCTTATCTTATGGCGTATTGAGTGATATGCACATATTTGGAAAAACGTTTTTTGATATTGCCGATTTTACCGTCAGCAATGTTTTGATGCCATTAGGCGCTCTTTTAATTTCTCTATTTATCCCGCTCAAAATTCCGAAACATGAGCTCTTGGCGGAAATGAGAAACGGATCGAATGCAGGTAAAGCCTTCTTTTATACATGGTTTTATTTGCTTCGTTTTATCGTGCCGCTGGCCATTATTATCGTATTCTTAAATTTAATCGGAATTTTATCATTTTAA
- a CDS encoding PLP-dependent aminotransferase family protein, giving the protein MDITPFLDKKSKTPLYEQLYAFFKQEISHARITKGTRLPSKRRLSGLLSVSTATIERAYEQLTAEGYVISKPKVGWFAAGVETDFPAAPDYVQQYAHPVLHEKSAPAIDFHQGNVDPAHFPFTAWRKSMVKSLDRYSGSFHTSGDPQGEPALRQMIAHFVRLSRGVNCEPGQIIIGAGTTVLLQMLCLTLQPGTKIGFEEPGFHRSRRMFEANRMNVIPIRSDKEGVLPGEVKRQNPYLVYTTPSHQFPLGTIMTITRRQELLAWAKEANSFIIEDDYDGEFRYSGHPIPSLQGLDPNGRVIYLGTFSKSLLPTLRLSYMILPPGLVEPVRKNAQLMKQTVSSHSQMALADFIENGEWQKHLNRMRALYRKKHAVLLEAIRSELGNSVDILGKNSGLHILLRLLFPASEEEAIKAAADSGATIYPVSPSYKGQPPFVSVLIGYGGLSEEDIRLGIKKLKTAWAPLISAY; this is encoded by the coding sequence ATGGATATCACGCCGTTTCTTGATAAAAAAAGCAAAACACCGCTGTATGAGCAGCTTTACGCCTTTTTCAAACAAGAAATTTCACATGCGCGAATAACGAAGGGAACAAGACTTCCGTCAAAACGCAGGCTATCCGGCTTGCTTAGTGTTAGTACGGCGACAATCGAACGCGCTTACGAGCAATTAACTGCTGAAGGTTATGTCATAAGCAAGCCAAAAGTTGGCTGGTTCGCGGCGGGAGTTGAAACAGACTTCCCGGCGGCTCCTGATTATGTTCAGCAATATGCGCATCCGGTTTTACATGAAAAGAGCGCACCTGCTATTGACTTTCATCAAGGGAATGTTGATCCGGCCCACTTCCCCTTTACCGCATGGAGAAAAAGCATGGTAAAAAGTCTGGATCGCTATTCCGGATCGTTCCATACTTCTGGCGATCCTCAAGGGGAGCCTGCGCTCAGGCAGATGATCGCCCATTTTGTCAGGCTGTCTCGGGGAGTAAATTGCGAGCCAGGCCAGATCATCATCGGCGCAGGAACGACCGTGCTTCTGCAAATGCTTTGTCTTACGCTTCAGCCCGGAACAAAAATCGGTTTTGAAGAACCGGGATTTCACCGTTCAAGAAGGATGTTTGAAGCAAATCGTATGAATGTCATTCCGATTCGTTCTGATAAAGAAGGCGTTCTGCCGGGTGAAGTTAAACGCCAGAATCCTTATCTCGTGTATACGACTCCTTCGCATCAGTTTCCGCTGGGGACCATTATGACAATAACCCGCAGACAGGAGCTGCTGGCGTGGGCAAAAGAAGCAAACTCATTTATTATAGAGGATGATTACGATGGAGAATTTCGCTACAGCGGGCACCCCATTCCGTCTTTGCAGGGACTTGATCCGAATGGCAGAGTCATATATCTCGGCACTTTTTCAAAGTCACTGCTGCCTACCCTGCGGCTCAGCTACATGATTTTGCCTCCCGGACTCGTGGAACCGGTCAGAAAAAATGCTCAATTAATGAAGCAAACAGTCTCTTCCCACTCGCAAATGGCACTGGCGGATTTCATCGAAAACGGAGAGTGGCAAAAGCACCTAAACAGAATGCGAGCCTTATATCGAAAAAAACACGCTGTCCTTTTAGAGGCCATACGCTCTGAACTGGGAAACAGCGTTGACATTCTCGGTAAAAATTCCGGGCTTCACATCCTGCTTCGGCTTTTGTTTCCAGCAAGTGAAGAAGAAGCGATTAAAGCTGCCGCAGACAGCGGCGCAACCATCTATCCCGTATCCCCCTCCTATAAAGGACAGCCGCCATTTGTATCTGTCTTAATCGGTTATGGCGGTTTGTCAGAAGAGGACATCAGGCTCGGTATCAAAAAACTGAAAACGGCGTGGGCACCGCTAATATCGGCTTATTAA
- a CDS encoding GNAT family N-acetyltransferase codes for MIHMKQLTTKEEWAESYPVMSELRTELDKETYLQRLEACVQKESYLLFALYEDTAIRALCGALPRVSIHKGEHLWIADLVTSAPYRSKGYGKMLLDFAADWAKKAGCGSVSLSSGLQRKDAHRFYTDKMGFARESYLFRKPV; via the coding sequence ATGATTCATATGAAACAATTAACCACGAAAGAAGAATGGGCTGAGTCATACCCGGTAATGAGTGAATTGAGAACAGAACTGGATAAAGAGACGTATTTACAAAGGCTTGAAGCCTGTGTGCAGAAAGAATCGTATCTGCTGTTTGCCTTATATGAGGATACAGCAATCAGGGCGCTGTGCGGCGCGCTGCCGAGGGTTTCCATTCATAAAGGAGAGCACTTATGGATTGCGGATCTTGTGACAAGCGCGCCTTACAGGTCTAAAGGATACGGCAAAATGCTTTTGGATTTTGCCGCAGACTGGGCGAAAAAAGCAGGATGCGGCTCTGTCAGTCTTTCATCCGGCCTTCAGCGTAAAGACGCGCACAGGTTTTATACAGACAAAATGGGTTTTGCTAGAGAAAGCTACTTGTTTCGAAAGCCGGTATAA
- a CDS encoding anti-sigma-M factor gives MELVRIFKEHNVFGWISVGTAVLSLLLLNLAIISNVTFYSYQMLPFAMAAVPFGVIELFIKRGRTGPGLLGVILNLFVIICVYTIVSVDTNLQFGF, from the coding sequence ATGGAACTGGTAAGAATTTTTAAAGAACACAATGTATTCGGCTGGATCTCTGTCGGGACAGCGGTTTTGTCCCTGCTCTTGCTGAATTTGGCGATTATCAGCAACGTCACATTTTATTCCTATCAAATGCTTCCGTTCGCCATGGCTGCTGTTCCGTTTGGCGTTATTGAACTCTTCATCAAGAGAGGGCGCACAGGCCCCGGCCTGCTTGGCGTCATCCTGAATCTCTTTGTGATTATTTGTGTGTATACCATTGTATCAGTGGATACCAATTTACAGTTTGGCTTTTAA
- a CDS encoding anti-sigma factor has product MMNEEFKKRFDQYKNGEMSDQEMTAFEEELEKLEVYQELIDSELEDDNDWDVSISPEKQKAILAYGKRKSYLRISVLAVISTLMILPFCTLGSYLYYGMGGKHSTGNEFMETAAVTVALTMPNVLVDTSGLKSQVKLFGMNTEFPLQKQIGTKTAAVGNERVEMFYNKVKAPSVNYYDLEVHKTGHYFTHPSNASEQTTAKAEKTLKTLPEGTVSEVYLSYDRAYPTKEVYNKFKGYDVSFLWNAIETEKNTNETAYTEPLGYPGKDSKFLAALNTKGKSNGDQFINALNFVSKHEKWAQVISKRKDLRIDNRLDYVEKNGVNVYGSVVTGPTKEIQRMLKNKSVKSANVGEVELWNW; this is encoded by the coding sequence ATGATGAATGAAGAATTTAAAAAGCGTTTTGATCAATATAAAAATGGGGAAATGAGCGACCAGGAAATGACCGCATTTGAAGAAGAACTTGAAAAGCTCGAAGTGTATCAGGAGCTGATTGACAGCGAGCTGGAGGACGATAACGATTGGGATGTCAGCATCAGTCCTGAAAAACAAAAAGCGATATTAGCTTACGGCAAACGCAAGTCTTATTTGCGAATTTCTGTGCTTGCCGTCATTTCGACATTGATGATTTTGCCGTTTTGTACACTGGGAAGCTACCTTTATTACGGTATGGGAGGAAAACACAGCACCGGCAATGAGTTTATGGAAACCGCCGCAGTCACTGTAGCCCTGACCATGCCGAATGTTCTTGTTGATACATCCGGACTGAAAAGCCAAGTGAAACTGTTTGGCATGAATACGGAATTCCCGCTGCAAAAGCAGATCGGCACGAAGACAGCTGCCGTAGGGAATGAACGGGTTGAAATGTTTTATAACAAAGTAAAAGCGCCGTCCGTTAACTACTATGACTTAGAAGTGCATAAAACCGGCCATTACTTTACACATCCATCAAACGCATCTGAACAAACAACCGCAAAAGCAGAAAAAACATTAAAGACATTGCCTGAAGGAACGGTATCCGAGGTCTACCTTTCATATGACCGCGCATACCCGACAAAAGAAGTGTATAACAAGTTCAAAGGCTATGATGTGAGCTTTTTGTGGAATGCCATCGAAACAGAGAAAAACACAAATGAGACAGCTTACACAGAGCCTCTAGGCTATCCTGGTAAAGATTCAAAGTTCTTGGCTGCGCTTAATACAAAAGGCAAGTCAAATGGCGATCAGTTTATCAACGCCCTGAATTTCGTGTCCAAGCACGAAAAATGGGCGCAGGTCATTTCAAAACGAAAAGACCTGCGTATTGATAACCGATTGGATTATGTAGAGAAAAACGGTGTCAATGTATACGGTTCGGTCGTTACAGGACCAACCAAGGAAATCCAGCGCATGCTGAAGAACAAATCTGTAAAATCAGCGAATGTCGGCGAGGTGGAATTATGGAACTGGTAA
- the sigM gene encoding RNA polymerase sigma factor SigM, whose product MTIDEIYQMYMNDVYRFLLSMTKDKHLAEDLLQETFMRAYIHIHSYDHSKVKPWLFQVARNAFIDYVRKHKKEVTISDDIIGSLFQNAVQSPAHQVEIKEVLTGYMSELPDNYREALTLYYLKELNYKEASHIMNISEANFKSVLFRARQRLKALYNRGVNDE is encoded by the coding sequence GTGACGATCGATGAAATTTACCAAATGTACATGAATGATGTTTACAGGTTCCTGCTCTCCATGACAAAAGACAAGCATCTTGCCGAAGACTTGCTGCAGGAAACCTTTATGCGGGCATACATACACATTCACTCCTATGATCACAGCAAAGTAAAGCCCTGGCTTTTTCAAGTGGCGCGAAACGCCTTCATTGATTACGTCAGAAAGCATAAGAAAGAAGTCACCATTTCTGATGACATAATCGGAAGCCTCTTTCAAAATGCTGTTCAGAGCCCTGCCCATCAGGTAGAGATAAAGGAAGTGCTGACTGGTTATATGTCCGAGCTCCCCGATAATTATCGGGAGGCCTTAACGCTATATTATTTAAAAGAGTTAAATTACAAAGAAGCATCCCATATTATGAATATTTCAGAGGCGAATTTTAAAAGTGTTTTATTTCGCGCCAGACAGCGGCTGAAAGCACTTTATAATAGAGGTGTTAATGATGAATGA
- the akrN gene encoding aldo/keto reductase AkrN has product MEYTSIADTGIKASRIGLGTWAIGGTMWGGTDEKTSIKTIRAALDQGITLIDTAPAYGFGQSEEIVGKAIKEHGKRDQVILATKTALDWKNNQLFRHANRARIIEEIEDSLKRLQTDYIDLYQVHWPDPLVPIEETAEVMKELYDAGKIRAIGVSNFSVEQMDTFRAAAPLHTIQPPYNLFEREIEENVLPYAKDKQITTLLYGSLCRGLLTGKMTEAYTFEGDDLRNHDPKFQKPRFKEYLSAVNQLDELAKTRYGKSVIHLAVRWILDQPGADIALWGARKPEQVEAVSEITGWTLSSEDQTDINTILENTISDPVGPEFMAPPTREEI; this is encoded by the coding sequence ATGGAATATACCAGTATAGCAGATACAGGAATCAAAGCCTCCAGAATAGGTCTCGGCACATGGGCGATTGGCGGTACCATGTGGGGGGGTACTGACGAAAAAACATCAATCAAAACAATCCGCGCCGCTCTAGATCAAGGGATCACATTGATTGACACCGCGCCGGCATACGGCTTCGGGCAGTCCGAAGAAATCGTCGGGAAGGCGATCAAGGAGCACGGCAAAAGAGACCAGGTGATTCTCGCAACGAAAACGGCTCTGGACTGGAAGAACAACCAGCTTTTCCGCCATGCGAACAGAGCGAGAATCATAGAGGAAATTGAGGATTCTTTGAAAAGGCTTCAAACGGATTATATTGATCTTTATCAGGTGCATTGGCCCGATCCGCTTGTGCCAATTGAAGAAACGGCGGAAGTCATGAAGGAATTATATGATGCCGGGAAAATTCGGGCGATAGGCGTCAGTAATTTTTCAGTCGAGCAAATGGATACATTTCGCGCCGCTGCTCCGCTTCATACGATTCAGCCTCCATATAATTTGTTTGAAAGAGAAATCGAAGAAAATGTTCTTCCGTATGCGAAAGACAAACAGATTACAACATTATTATACGGCAGTTTATGCAGAGGGCTGTTAACAGGCAAAATGACCGAAGCGTATACATTTGAGGGCGATGATCTGCGAAATCACGACCCAAAATTCCAGAAGCCCCGCTTTAAAGAGTACCTTTCTGCTGTCAATCAATTGGATGAGCTGGCGAAGACACGATATGGAAAGTCAGTGATTCACTTGGCCGTCAGATGGATCTTAGATCAGCCGGGAGCGGACATCGCTCTTTGGGGGGCGAGAAAGCCTGAACAAGTTGAGGCGGTATCTGAGATTACAGGCTGGACGCTGAGCAGCGAAGATCAAACAGACATCAACACCATATTAGAAAATACGATATCAGACCCGGTCGGGCCGGAGTTTATGGCTCCGCCGACCAGGGAGGAAATATAA
- a CDS encoding 1-acylglycerol-3-phosphate O-acyltransferase encodes MYKFCANALKVLLSLRGGVKVYNKENLPADSGFVIACTHSGWVDVITLGVGILPYQIHYMAKKELFQNKWIGSFLKKIHAFPVDRENPGPSSIKTPIKLLKEGEIVGIFPSGTRTSEDVPLKRGAVTIAQMGKAPLVPAAYQGPSSGKALFKKGKMKLIIGEPLHQADFAHLPSKERLAAMTEALNNSIKELEKKLEQL; translated from the coding sequence ATGTATAAGTTTTGTGCAAATGCTTTAAAAGTTCTTCTTTCTCTTCGCGGAGGAGTGAAGGTGTATAACAAAGAAAACCTTCCGGCCGATTCAGGTTTTGTCATCGCGTGTACACACTCCGGCTGGGTTGATGTGATCACACTCGGAGTCGGGATTCTTCCTTATCAAATACACTACATGGCGAAAAAAGAGCTTTTTCAAAATAAATGGATCGGTTCGTTTCTGAAGAAAATTCATGCCTTTCCGGTTGACCGGGAAAATCCCGGGCCGAGCAGTATTAAAACACCGATTAAGCTGCTGAAAGAAGGAGAGATCGTCGGTATCTTTCCAAGCGGAACAAGGACCTCTGAGGACGTGCCTTTGAAAAGGGGTGCGGTGACGATTGCGCAGATGGGAAAAGCGCCGCTCGTTCCCGCTGCATATCAGGGCCCTTCAAGCGGAAAAGCATTGTTTAAAAAAGGGAAAATGAAGCTTATTATCGGTGAACCGCTTCACCAGGCTGATTTTGCCCACCTGCCGTCAAAGGAAAGACTTGCAGCAATGACAGAGGCTTTGAATAACAGTATTAAAGAGCTTGAAAAGAAGCTGGAGCAGTTATAA